From the Methanobacteriaceae archaeon genome, one window contains:
- a CDS encoding 50S ribosomal protein L11: MAKDTVEVLIEGGTATPGPPLGPALGPFGINMMQVVEEINKKSADFAGMKVPVKVIIDRDTKDFEIEIGTPPTTALIMEELGIEKASHEPGLDIVNDLPIETAFKIARMKFDSLLANDYKSGIKEVMGTCVSMGLSVDGKDPREAQKDVDAGKYDDILVE; this comes from the coding sequence ATGGCTAAAGATACAGTCGAAGTTCTTATCGAGGGTGGAACTGCTACTCCTGGTCCACCATTAGGTCCAGCTTTAGGACCTTTCGGTATTAACATGATGCAAGTAGTTGAAGAAATTAATAAGAAAAGTGCTGATTTCGCAGGTATGAAAGTGCCTGTTAAAGTTATTATCGACAGAGATACTAAAGATTTCGAAATTGAAATTGGTACTCCGCCTACAACTGCTCTTATCATGGAAGAGTTAGGCATCGAAAAAGCTTCTCATGAACCAGGTTTAGATATTGTTAATGACTTGCCAATTGAAACTGCATTTAAAATCGCTAGAATGAAATTCGATTCATTACTCGCTAACGATTACAAATCAGGTATCAAAGAAGTCATGGGAACCTGTGTTAGTATGGGATTATCTGTTGATGGTAAAGACCCAAGAGAAGCACAAAAAGATGTTGATGCTGGAAAATATGATGATATCTTAGTAGAATAG
- a CDS encoding 50S ribosomal protein L10 produces MAHVAEWKKEEVQELKELINQHEVIGIVDLMNIPAKQLQEMRKSLNGKAVIRMSKINLIELALEDCNADKNNIVDLSEHMEGQVAIIATEMNPFRLYKILEDSKTSAPAKPGSIASDDIIVPEGDTGFEPGPFLGELQQVGIPAKIDKGKICVQKETVVVKAGEEVSKQVAATLSRMDINPMEVGIDLKAVYEEEAVYTSDILAIDEEQTLADVQNAFRNAFNLSVNAAIPTDETISTIITLAYTRAINVGVEGAIVTSETAEPIIGLAQAKMLAIASEVADTEGAIDDELADKLSNVAVAAAPVVEEVVEEEEEEEEEESSEEEAAAGLGALFG; encoded by the coding sequence ATGGCTCATGTTGCAGAATGGAAAAAGGAAGAAGTCCAAGAGCTCAAAGAACTCATTAATCAACACGAAGTAATCGGTATTGTTGACTTAATGAACATTCCTGCAAAACAGCTCCAAGAAATGAGAAAATCTCTCAACGGTAAAGCTGTAATCAGAATGTCTAAAATCAATCTTATTGAATTAGCTCTTGAAGATTGTAATGCTGATAAAAACAACATTGTTGATTTATCCGAACATATGGAAGGTCAAGTTGCAATTATTGCTACTGAAATGAATCCTTTCAGATTATACAAAATATTAGAAGACAGCAAAACTTCAGCTCCTGCTAAACCAGGATCTATCGCTTCTGATGATATTATTGTACCTGAAGGAGACACCGGTTTTGAACCAGGTCCTTTCTTAGGTGAATTACAACAAGTTGGAATTCCTGCTAAAATTGATAAAGGTAAAATCTGCGTACAAAAAGAAACTGTCGTCGTAAAAGCTGGCGAAGAAGTTTCCAAACAAGTAGCAGCAACCTTATCCAGAATGGATATTAATCCTATGGAAGTAGGAATCGATTTAAAAGCAGTATATGAAGAAGAAGCAGTTTATACTTCCGACATACTTGCAATCGACGAAGAACAAACATTAGCTGACGTTCAAAATGCATTCAGAAATGCATTTAACTTATCTGTAAACGCAGCAATCCCTACTGATGAAACTATTTCCACTATCATTACTCTCGCATACACCAGAGCTATTAATGTTGGTGTAGAAGGAGCAATTGTAACCTCTGAAACTGCTGAACCGATCATTGGTTTAGCTCAAGCTAAAATGTTAGCAATCGCATCCGAAGTAGCTGATACTGAAGGCGCAATTGACGACGAATTAGCTGACAAACTTTCCAACGTTGCTGTAGCAGCTGCTCCAGTAGTTGAAGAAGTTGTTGAAGAAGAGGAAGAAGAGGAAGAAGAAGAAAGTAGTGAAGAAGAAGCAGCAGCTGGGTTAGGAGCTCTCTTCGGTTAA
- a CDS encoding DUF3781 domain-containing protein: MHKEELLKNVDKIHTTEMGVGRIQKNLEISEEPVSYCISKLKKESSKVDKQGKNYYVEVDDCRITINSSSFTIITAHKN, translated from the coding sequence ATGCATAAAGAAGAATTATTAAAAAATGTTGATAAAATCCACACAACTGAAATGGGTGTTGGAAGAATACAAAAAAATCTTGAAATAAGTGAAGAACCTGTTAGCTATTGTATTTCAAAACTTAAAAAGGAATCATCAAAAGTTGATAAACAGGGAAAAAACTATTATGTTGAAGTTGATGATTGTAGAATTACAATTAATTCCAGCAGTTTTACTATTATAACTGCTCATAAAAACTAA
- the thiI gene encoding tRNA 4-thiouridine(8) synthase ThiI, producing MNYDLIIARYGEIGLKSPKIRSRFEKKLVKNIKATFECSVDRNQGRIYIFPENFEDGIEKLNKVFGVVSYSPATSTKTSYEDIDETLTKYVESLVEKGLIDENTKFAIKCRRVGKHEFTSQEMAAHCGGVVRKVVMAPVDLTNPDLTIFVEVRENDTYIFHEKIKGPGGLPLGTQGKVVVLLSSGIDSPVAAYLMMKRGCEVIALNCDNAPFTTPKAAELFEQLVDQLNEYAKGVPIKKRVVPYGEYLQTAKGTAPEKMTCVLCKSGMYHIAEKLALKLGADAIVDGSSVGQVASQTLSNILATRYGVEMPILSPLIGLDKEEITKIAKKIGTFEISKIDDGGCSAVPKYPETRADLERVKKACEDMNQDAEVQKAFENIRRLD from the coding sequence ATGAATTATGATTTAATTATTGCCAGATATGGTGAAATTGGATTGAAAAGTCCAAAAATAAGGTCTCGCTTTGAAAAAAAGCTAGTTAAAAATATTAAAGCTACTTTTGAATGCAGTGTTGATAGAAATCAAGGAAGAATCTATATTTTCCCTGAAAACTTTGAAGATGGAATTGAAAAATTAAACAAGGTTTTCGGAGTTGTTTCTTATTCTCCTGCAACCTCAACCAAAACAAGCTATGAAGATATTGATGAGACTTTAACAAAATATGTTGAAAGCTTAGTTGAAAAAGGATTAATTGATGAAAATACTAAATTTGCAATTAAATGCCGCCGTGTAGGTAAACATGAATTTACTTCCCAGGAAATGGCTGCTCATTGTGGTGGAGTTGTAAGAAAAGTTGTAATGGCTCCTGTTGATTTAACAAATCCTGATTTAACAATATTTGTTGAAGTTAGAGAAAATGATACTTATATTTTCCATGAAAAAATCAAAGGTCCTGGAGGCCTTCCATTAGGAACACAAGGAAAAGTTGTTGTGCTTTTATCCAGTGGAATAGACTCTCCTGTTGCTGCTTATCTGATGATGAAAAGAGGATGTGAAGTTATTGCACTTAACTGTGATAATGCTCCGTTTACAACACCTAAAGCAGCTGAACTTTTCGAACAGTTAGTTGATCAGTTAAATGAATATGCAAAAGGAGTTCCTATTAAAAAACGTGTTGTTCCATATGGAGAATATTTACAGACTGCTAAGGGCACTGCTCCTGAAAAAATGACCTGTGTATTATGTAAATCAGGAATGTATCATATTGCAGAAAAATTAGCTCTAAAACTTGGTGCTGATGCTATTGTTGATGGAAGCAGTGTCGGTCAGGTTGCTTCACAAACATTATCAAATATTTTAGCTACAAGATACGGTGTAGAAATGCCTATTTTATCACCTTTAATTGGTCTTGATAAAGAGGAAATCACTAAAATAGCTAAAAAGATAGGAACTTTTGAAATATCCAAAATCGATGATGGAGGGTGTAGTGCAGTTCCTAAATATCCTGAAACCCGTGCTGATTTAGAACGTGTTAAAAAGGCATGTGAAGATATGAATCAGGACGCTGAAGTTCAAAAAGCTTTTGAAAATATTAGAAGACTTGATTAA
- the alaS gene encoding alanine--tRNA ligase, with protein sequence MVEIFDKLGYKLQTCKTCGQEFYSQVDRETCGDAPCDEYGFIANPATDKPYNLYEIQKVFREFLESEGHVHVPRYPVLAKRWRDDVFLVGASIFCFQPWITSGLVKPPANPIAMAQPSIRLNDVDNVGRTGRHMTCFTMGTHTVINKEDDFIYWEDETIRICHEFFNSIGINTEEITFIKSWWSGGGNEGPCYEVCCRGVELATLVFIQYETLEDGSKKEIPIKVVDTGYGLERIAWISQGTPTAYDACFAPVVDKLRELTGVEINEDVQGRNAQIAGMMDIEDIGDLKELRQQVADSLGLTLEDYLKAAEPMEAIYIIADHTRCLAFMIADGIIPSNVKEGYLARLVLRRTIRFMKELNMEESLADVMAIQLDFLSKFYPEIRDSEEHIMNIITLEEERYAATVKKGKSIVKRSIKRLKKEGKDEMPLDMLIDLYDAHGIPPETVVEMAGDNFTVNVPDNFFTQVAGAHEKDTSNKKSAFELDFPETDLLFYKDFYQQEFEAEVLGLIEKDGDKCLIFDKTSFYPEGGGQPSDIGEVVIDGKSYEIKHAEKINNVVLHHIEGDIDDVAGKTATGKIDWTRRITLARHHTGTHLVIAAARKVLGQHIWQAGSQNGLTRARIDLSHYKRITQEELNEIEKLANEYVMENIDLDIQFHTRDEAQELYGFVLYQGGIVPGKMIRVVKIPGVDVQACAGTHVLRTGVVGPIKINKTERVQDGVERIDFSAGLAAIDSMQHDNELLRESSAVFKVDNDQLPKTCDRFFSEWKAQKNEIDRLKSQIASLKMNSLADDYEEINGLKVVSELMESDFKELQKIATDFTDNGKADIVIMGNNDGKIVGAASQNAIDNGIKINEVIKTAAGVLGGGGGGRLTLAQGAGKNTDKMDEAIQTAIDLIKG encoded by the coding sequence ATGGTAGAAATTTTTGATAAACTTGGTTATAAACTACAAACTTGTAAAACTTGTGGACAAGAGTTTTACTCTCAAGTTGATAGGGAAACTTGTGGGGACGCTCCATGTGACGAGTACGGTTTTATTGCAAATCCTGCTACTGATAAACCATACAACTTATATGAAATCCAAAAAGTTTTCAGAGAATTTTTAGAAAGTGAAGGACATGTACACGTCCCAAGATATCCAGTTCTTGCTAAAAGATGGAGAGATGACGTATTTTTAGTTGGAGCATCAATTTTCTGTTTCCAACCATGGATTACATCTGGACTTGTTAAACCACCTGCAAACCCTATTGCAATGGCTCAACCTTCAATCAGACTTAACGACGTTGACAATGTTGGAAGAACCGGAAGACACATGACCTGTTTTACTATGGGTACTCATACAGTTATCAACAAAGAAGATGACTTCATTTACTGGGAAGATGAAACCATCAGAATATGTCACGAGTTTTTCAACTCAATTGGAATTAATACTGAAGAGATTACTTTCATCAAATCATGGTGGTCTGGTGGAGGTAACGAAGGACCTTGTTATGAAGTATGTTGTAGAGGAGTAGAACTTGCAACTCTCGTGTTTATCCAATACGAAACTTTAGAAGATGGATCTAAAAAAGAAATTCCAATTAAAGTTGTAGATACTGGTTATGGTCTTGAAAGAATTGCATGGATTTCTCAAGGAACTCCAACAGCTTACGATGCTTGTTTTGCACCTGTTGTTGATAAATTAAGAGAATTAACTGGTGTAGAAATCAATGAAGATGTCCAAGGAAGAAATGCACAAATTGCAGGAATGATGGATATTGAAGATATTGGAGACTTAAAAGAACTCCGTCAACAAGTTGCAGACAGTTTAGGTCTTACATTAGAAGACTACTTAAAAGCAGCAGAACCAATGGAAGCAATTTACATTATTGCAGACCACACACGTTGTCTTGCATTCATGATTGCTGATGGTATTATTCCATCCAACGTAAAAGAAGGATATCTTGCAAGATTAGTATTAAGAAGAACAATTCGTTTCATGAAAGAATTAAACATGGAAGAATCCCTTGCAGATGTAATGGCAATCCAACTTGATTTCTTATCCAAATTCTATCCTGAAATTCGTGACAGTGAAGAACACATCATGAATATTATCACTTTAGAAGAAGAAAGATATGCTGCTACAGTTAAAAAAGGTAAAAGTATTGTTAAAAGATCCATTAAAAGACTTAAAAAAGAAGGCAAAGACGAAATGCCTCTTGACATGTTAATTGACTTATATGATGCTCACGGAATTCCTCCTGAAACCGTTGTTGAAATGGCAGGAGATAACTTCACTGTTAATGTTCCAGATAACTTCTTTACTCAAGTAGCAGGAGCACACGAAAAAGATACTTCCAATAAAAAATCCGCATTTGAATTAGATTTCCCTGAAACTGATTTATTATTCTATAAAGATTTCTACCAACAAGAATTTGAAGCCGAAGTTTTAGGATTAATCGAAAAAGACGGCGATAAATGTTTAATCTTTGATAAAACCTCATTCTATCCTGAAGGAGGAGGTCAGCCTTCTGATATTGGTGAAGTTGTAATTGATGGCAAATCATATGAAATTAAACACGCAGAAAAAATCAACAATGTCGTATTACACCATATTGAAGGAGATATTGATGATGTAGCTGGAAAAACTGCAACCGGTAAAATCGACTGGACAAGAAGAATAACCCTTGCACGTCACCACACTGGAACTCACTTGGTTATTGCAGCTGCAAGAAAAGTATTAGGTCAACACATCTGGCAGGCAGGATCTCAAAACGGACTTACCAGGGCACGTATTGACTTATCTCACTACAAACGTATTACTCAAGAAGAATTAAACGAAATTGAAAAATTAGCAAACGAATACGTAATGGAAAATATTGATTTAGATATTCAATTCCATACAAGAGATGAAGCACAGGAATTATATGGTTTCGTACTCTACCAAGGAGGTATTGTTCCTGGTAAAATGATTCGTGTTGTTAAAATCCCTGGTGTAGATGTTCAAGCTTGTGCAGGTACACACGTACTTAGAACTGGTGTTGTTGGACCAATTAAAATCAACAAAACCGAAAGGGTTCAAGATGGTGTAGAAAGAATTGATTTCTCAGCAGGTCTTGCTGCAATTGATTCAATGCAACATGACAATGAACTTTTAAGAGAAAGTTCTGCAGTATTTAAAGTTGACAATGATCAGCTTCCAAAAACATGTGACAGATTCTTTAGTGAATGGAAAGCACAGAAAAACGAAATCGACAGGTTAAAATCACAAATTGCTTCTCTTAAAATGAATTCACTTGCTGATGACTATGAAGAAATCAACGGATTAAAAGTTGTTTCTGAATTAATGGAATCAGACTTCAAGGAACTTCAAAAAATAGCTACTGACTTTACCGACAATGGAAAAGCAGACATAGTTATTATGGGAAACAACGATGGTAAAATAGTTGGTGCAGCTTCTCAAAACGCAATTGATAATGGAATTAAAATCAATGAAGTTATCAAAACTGCAGCTGGTGTATTAGGTGGTGGCGGTGGTGGCCGTCTTACTTTAGCACAAGGTGCAGGTAAAAACACAGACAAAATGGATGAAGCTATCCAAACCGCTATTGATTTAATTAAAGGATAA
- a CDS encoding DUF357 domain-containing protein: MSELESPEKIAKDIAKLERNLNQVAHITFEGKEKEVYDRAIDYWNDSKYYLEKEDMRTAFGCIEYSHGLLDALRMIHGII; encoded by the coding sequence ATGAGCGAACTTGAAAGTCCTGAAAAAATAGCAAAAGATATTGCAAAATTAGAAAGAAATCTTAATCAGGTAGCACATATCACTTTTGAAGGAAAAGAAAAAGAAGTGTATGACAGAGCTATTGATTACTGGAACGATTCCAAATATTATCTTGAAAAAGAAGATATGAGGACTGCATTCGGTTGTATTGAATACAGTCACGGATTATTAGATGCTTTAAGGATGATTCATGGAATCATCTAA
- a CDS encoding ABC transporter permease encodes MSFLKFILKNPFRRKNSAILAIVGIAIGIVVIVALGGITDGLIDTFEETIHAGGADFSISGKETGDSAYGTNTIDANWTEKIANVSGVDKAYAIYVVLTSVGDDYMNTLIGIDPSGSELADISIKDGRMFEDNTSEAILGEIYADDNNYSVGDNIVINGEDFEVVGIYQTGDQNMAGGVFTSISKVGELMDDEDSISNIYVKVNKGEDPQTVADRIDAMYGENITTVTSVMEMGQMADMLNMLQASTWAISLLAIVVGGLGIINTMLMSVFERTREIGVLKAVGWSNKKILTMIVGESLVITVVSAIIGSLIGFGACTLLGPQMGITPLFSPKIFIQAFSIAIVVGIIGGLYPAIKAVKLPPTEALRYE; translated from the coding sequence ATGTCATTTTTAAAATTTATTCTTAAAAATCCATTTAGGAGGAAAAATAGTGCAATTTTAGCTATTGTAGGGATTGCAATAGGAATTGTCGTTATTGTTGCTCTTGGTGGAATTACTGATGGTTTAATAGATACTTTTGAAGAAACAATTCACGCGGGAGGTGCGGACTTTTCAATTTCTGGAAAAGAAACTGGAGATTCTGCATACGGAACCAATACGATTGATGCAAATTGGACAGAAAAGATTGCCAATGTGTCTGGTGTAGATAAGGCTTATGCAATTTATGTTGTTTTGACCTCGGTTGGTGATGATTATATGAATACATTAATCGGTATTGACCCGTCCGGTAGTGAGTTGGCAGATATTTCAATCAAAGACGGAAGAATGTTTGAAGATAATACATCTGAAGCTATTTTAGGTGAAATATATGCTGATGACAACAATTATTCTGTTGGAGATAATATTGTAATCAATGGTGAAGACTTTGAAGTTGTTGGTATTTACCAAACCGGTGATCAAAACATGGCTGGTGGAGTATTTACTTCCATTTCCAAAGTTGGAGAATTAATGGATGATGAAGATTCCATTTCAAATATTTATGTTAAAGTAAACAAAGGTGAAGATCCTCAAACTGTTGCAGATAGAATTGATGCAATGTATGGGGAAAACATTACTACTGTGACTTCAGTTATGGAAATGGGTCAGATGGCTGATATGTTAAATATGCTTCAGGCATCTACTTGGGCAATTTCACTTTTAGCTATTGTTGTTGGTGGTTTAGGAATTATCAATACAATGTTAATGTCTGTATTTGAAAGAACACGTGAAATTGGAGTTTTAAAAGCTGTTGGATGGTCCAATAAAAAGATTTTAACCATGATTGTTGGTGAATCACTTGTAATTACAGTTGTATCTGCAATTATTGGTTCATTAATTGGATTTGGAGCATGTACTTTACTTGGTCCGCAAATGGGAATTACCCCACTGTTTAGTCCTAAAATTTTCATCCAGGCATTTTCAATTGCAATAGTTGTTGGAATTATTGGTGGGTTGTATCCTGCTATTAAAGCGGTTAAACTTCCTCCAACAGAAGCATTAAGGTATGAGTGA
- a CDS encoding protein translocase SEC61 complex subunit gamma: MNVQESFNKFIKDAKRVLKVAKKPDGREYTELAKISLLGVAVIGVIGFVIVLLGSLIGL, encoded by the coding sequence ATGAATGTTCAAGAAAGTTTTAATAAATTTATCAAAGATGCTAAAAGAGTATTGAAAGTAGCTAAAAAACCTGATGGAAGAGAATACACTGAATTAGCTAAAATTTCCTTATTAGGAGTTGCAGTTATTGGTGTAATCGGGTTTGTTATTGTTTTATTAGGATCCTTAATCGGATTATAA
- a CDS encoding transcription elongation factor Spt5, protein MEDTNSSIYALKTSAGQERNVARLLARKARTVEGVGISSILVPESLKGYILVESSTKIDLRNPDLKVQHLRGVVGGNATISFEEVKRFLKPEPIISSIQKGSIVELISGPFKGERAKVVRIDESREEVVLELIEAAVPIPVTVKADQIRIIQKEAD, encoded by the coding sequence ATGGAAGATACTAATAGTTCCATATATGCTCTTAAAACATCCGCAGGACAGGAAAGGAATGTTGCTAGGCTCTTAGCTCGTAAGGCTAGGACCGTTGAAGGCGTAGGCATTTCATCAATTCTTGTTCCGGAATCTTTAAAAGGATATATTTTAGTTGAATCCTCAACAAAAATAGATCTTAGAAACCCTGATTTGAAGGTACAACATTTAAGAGGTGTTGTTGGTGGTAATGCTACCATTAGCTTCGAAGAGGTTAAAAGATTCTTAAAACCAGAGCCTATTATTTCCTCTATTCAAAAAGGAAGTATTGTTGAGCTTATTTCTGGTCCATTTAAAGGAGAAAGAGCAAAAGTGGTTCGTATTGACGAATCACGTGAAGAAGTCGTTCTTGAGTTAATAGAAGCTGCAGTACCTATACCAGTTACTGTTAAAGCTGATCAAATTAGAATAATTCAAAAGGAGGCTGACTGA
- a CDS encoding 50S ribosomal protein L1, which translates to MTQDVINAVKEAKEQSKPRNFTESVDIIINIRDLDVKKPENRFNEEVTLPNGRGKDVKIGVIADGELIVQAKEAGLDTVINKGDLEAFGKDRKSAKKMANSVDFLVAQADMMPLVGRFLGPVLGPRGKMPKPVPASIKLAPLLDRLQSTVKVGVKQQASIQIVVGSQDMSDEDIAENVETVLTVLDRNLEKGRSQIKSMFIKTTMGPVVRVI; encoded by the coding sequence ATGACACAAGATGTAATTAACGCGGTGAAGGAGGCAAAAGAACAATCTAAGCCGAGAAACTTCACTGAGTCCGTAGATATTATTATTAATATCCGTGACTTAGATGTCAAAAAACCAGAAAATAGGTTTAATGAGGAAGTTACTCTTCCTAACGGCCGTGGCAAAGATGTTAAAATTGGAGTCATTGCTGATGGGGAACTCATTGTTCAAGCTAAAGAAGCTGGTCTTGACACTGTAATTAATAAAGGAGATTTAGAAGCTTTCGGAAAAGACAGAAAATCCGCTAAAAAAATGGCAAACTCTGTTGATTTCTTAGTAGCTCAAGCTGATATGATGCCACTTGTTGGTAGGTTCTTAGGTCCAGTACTCGGTCCTCGTGGTAAAATGCCAAAACCAGTACCTGCAAGTATTAAATTAGCTCCTCTTTTAGACAGATTACAAAGTACTGTCAAAGTTGGTGTAAAACAACAAGCAAGTATTCAAATTGTTGTTGGAAGCCAAGACATGTCAGACGAGGATATAGCTGAAAATGTGGAAACTGTTCTTACAGTCTTAGACCGCAATTTAGAAAAAGGAAGAAGTCAAATCAAGTCCATGTTTATTAAAACAACTATGGGACCAGTAGTGAGGGTGATCTAA
- the rpl12p gene encoding 50S ribosomal protein P1, whose product MEYIYAAMILHSAEKEINEENVKSIIEAAGIEADDARIKALIAALEDVDIDEAMETTAMAAAAPAAAPVAAEAAEEEEEEEEEEEASEEEAAAGLGALFG is encoded by the coding sequence ATGGAATACATATATGCGGCAATGATTTTGCACAGTGCAGAAAAAGAGATTAACGAAGAAAATGTTAAAAGTATTATTGAAGCAGCAGGTATTGAAGCTGATGATGCTAGAATCAAAGCTTTAATCGCAGCTTTAGAAGATGTTGACATTGACGAAGCTATGGAAACTACTGCTATGGCAGCAGCAGCTCCTGCAGCAGCTCCTGTAGCAGCTGAAGCAGCTGAAGAAGAAGAGGAAGAAGAAGAGGAAGAAGAAGCTTCTGAAGAAGAAGCAGCAGCTGGATTAGGTGCTCTCTTCGGATAG
- a CDS encoding ABC transporter ATP-binding protein — MNAVEIKDLYKSYENGKIKALNGINLTIKEGEFVSIIGPSGSGKSTLLNMLGALDIPDSGSISVAGKDLKTSKKLNEFRSNQIGFIFQLHNLIPNLSVVENVEIPMYTQKISSKDMRARALKLLDDVGLNGKAKILPNKLSGGERQRVAIARALANEPSIILADEPTGALDSKTSSKILKQLIDLHEDKNVTLIIVTHDMDVAKLADRVIEVLDGEIISVGDDSLINSKIDV; from the coding sequence ATGAATGCTGTAGAAATAAAAGATTTATACAAAAGTTATGAAAATGGAAAAATTAAAGCATTAAATGGAATTAATCTCACAATCAAAGAAGGGGAATTCGTATCAATTATCGGACCGTCAGGTTCTGGTAAATCCACTTTGCTTAATATGCTTGGTGCATTAGATATTCCTGATTCTGGATCAATATCTGTTGCTGGTAAGGACTTAAAAACATCCAAAAAGTTAAATGAGTTTAGATCAAATCAAATTGGTTTTATATTCCAATTACACAACTTGATTCCAAACCTTTCTGTAGTTGAAAATGTTGAAATTCCAATGTATACTCAAAAAATCTCCTCAAAGGACATGAGAGCTCGTGCATTGAAATTATTGGATGATGTTGGTCTTAATGGTAAAGCTAAAATCTTGCCAAATAAATTATCTGGTGGTGAACGTCAAAGAGTAGCTATTGCTCGTGCACTTGCTAACGAACCATCAATTATATTGGCAGATGAACCAACAGGAGCACTAGATTCAAAGACAAGTAGTAAAATCCTTAAGCAATTAATTGATTTACACGAAGATAAAAATGTAACATTAATTATTGTAACTCATGATATGGATGTAGCTAAACTAGCTGATAGAGTTATCGAAGTTTTAGATGGTGAAATAATTTCAGTTGGTGATGACTCTTTGATAAATAGTAAAATTGATGTTTAG
- the fbp gene encoding fructose-1,6-bisphosphate aldolase/phosphatase, whose amino-acid sequence MKTTVSVIKADIGSVSGHCVAHPELIDICDEVLNEALEAGIIKDYYISRCGDDIDLIMTHDKGEENEEVHKAAYDAFMKATERARELKLYGAGQDLLSDTFSGNIKGMGPGVAEFEFEERPSDPVLVFCCDKTEPGAFNLPVFRMFADPFNTAGLVIDPSLHEGFKFEVFDVIEHRKVVLNCPEEMYDLLALIGSTGRYVIKRVWKKNGEIAAAVSTEKLNLMAGEYVGKDDPVCIVRAQSGFPANGECVDPFAFPHIVSGWMRGSHNGPLMPVSEAEANPIRFDGPPRVVGLGFQVANGQLIGPVDLFDDPAFDPAREQAANIASYLRRHGPFEPHRLPAEEMEYTSLPGVMEKLESRFEDME is encoded by the coding sequence ATGAAAACTACTGTTAGTGTAATTAAAGCTGATATTGGAAGTGTGTCTGGACACTGTGTAGCACACCCAGAATTAATTGATATTTGTGACGAAGTTTTAAACGAAGCTTTAGAAGCAGGTATCATAAAAGATTATTATATATCCCGTTGTGGAGACGACATTGACTTGATTATGACCCACGACAAAGGGGAAGAAAACGAAGAAGTACACAAAGCTGCATACGATGCTTTCATGAAAGCTACCGAAAGAGCACGTGAATTAAAATTATACGGTGCAGGTCAAGACTTATTATCTGATACTTTCTCAGGTAACATCAAAGGTATGGGTCCTGGTGTAGCTGAATTTGAATTCGAAGAAAGACCATCTGATCCAGTACTCGTATTCTGCTGTGACAAAACTGAACCTGGTGCATTCAACTTACCAGTATTTAGAATGTTTGCAGACCCATTCAACACTGCAGGTCTTGTAATTGACCCAAGTTTACACGAAGGATTCAAATTTGAAGTATTCGACGTAATCGAACACAGAAAAGTTGTATTAAACTGTCCTGAAGAAATGTACGATTTACTTGCATTAATCGGTTCTACTGGAAGATACGTAATTAAAAGAGTATGGAAGAAAAACGGTGAAATCGCAGCTGCAGTAAGTACTGAAAAATTAAACTTAATGGCTGGAGAATACGTTGGTAAAGACGACCCAGTATGTATTGTAAGAGCACAATCTGGTTTCCCTGCAAACGGAGAATGTGTTGACCCATTCGCATTCCCACACATCGTAAGTGGATGGATGAGAGGATCACACAACGGTCCATTAATGCCTGTATCTGAAGCAGAAGCAAACCCAATCAGATTTGACGGACCACCTAGAGTAGTTGGTTTAGGTTTCCAAGTAGCTAACGGTCAATTAATCGGTCCTGTAGACTTATTCGATGACCCTGCATTCGACCCTGCTCGTGAACAAGCAGCAAACATTGCAAGCTACCTCAGAAGACACGGTCCTTTCGAACCTCACAGATTACCTGCTGAGGAAATGGAATACACTTCATTACCTGGTGTAATGGAAAAATTAGAATCCAGATTCGAAGATATGGAATAA